CGGCGGATCCTGGTGGTACGGCCCGGAACAGACCCGCACCGACGGTGCCCAGTGGAAGGCCGCCAGCTTCTATGCCGTCTATATCGGGTTCCGCTGCGCTTACGACGCGAAGGGCTGACGCCCTGCAACCCGAGCGACGCTGCGACCGTGGCCACGCTGCCGCGCAGGCCAGGGGAGCGGAATTCCGAGTGTCGAACCTTTCAGCATGTTTCGCTCGTCTACGATGGATTTGAGTTAGTCTGGAGCGGTGTATCTATTGGTCGGCGGAATTACCGACCGGATGAGGGAGAGGTTTAGGAATGTTCTCGCATATCTTCGTCGGCGCGGACGACGTTGCCGTTTCGAAAAAGTTCTATGATGCCGTGCTCGGCGCCATCGGTGTGCCGGAGGGCAAGGCCGATCCCAAGGGCAGGGTCTTCTATCGCACTCCGACCGGCATCCTCGGGATCAGCAAGCCGATCGACGGGAATGCGGCCACCCATGCCAACGGCGGCACAATCGGATTCGCCTGCGACAGCCCCGAAAAAGTGAAAGCCTTCCACGATGCCGGCGTCGCGAATGGTGGCAAGACCATCGAAGACCCGCCCGGCTGGCGCGAAGGCGGAGCGGCCAGACTCTATCTGTCCTATCTGCGCGATCCATATGGCAACAAGATCTGCGCCTTGCATCGCGGCTAACACGCCCGACGAGGACGGGGCATCAGCCGCAGCAGCCTTCCAGAATCATGCTGCTGCGGCTGAGGACCTCGCAACCGGGAATTCGTGGCGACGCCGCCGCGCTACGCGCTGCCGCGCAACCGCCTCCGAACGAGAGCCCAGGCAATGAGCGCGACGACCAGCTTGTCGGCGAACTCAATCAGCAATCCACCGATTGTCACGGCGCTCCAGATACTTTGCTCGGAGGCGATTGGAACAGCATTGTTGGCCGTCATTGCCGGCACCGTTGCGCCTCCAAACACCAAAACCGTCACCGGTGCCGAAACCAGTACTGCCACTATCGCGACTACCGCTCCAAGGATGACGGCTTTCCACAGTCGATCGAAGCCGATGAGTCGCATGACCGCGAGTGCCGCAATCACAACTGAAATCTGAGTGCCAATATAATACGGATACACCGGATTGATGACCGCCCAACCGAGAACGGCCGTGATGGCGCCGACCGCGATGGCAAGCGCAGGGGGAAGGAGCGCAGCTCCGGTCAAGCTGCCAATCGTATCCAGAGAAAGTGGCAGCGAGAGCAGATTGGCGATCGTGCCTACCGCCAGGTTAAGGGCGACACAGGCGGCGGTGATGGCCATCTGGTGCGGCGGGGGGACTTTCAGCATCGCTCGCGTCCTTCCTTAACCGCCATTCACCCGATGACTGATCTGTCGAGACCAGATTGCCGCGCTGGACGGCACGCTGCAAAGCCGTAGTGGCCGCATGGGCACCGCCCCGCCCCCGGGCCGGATCTATTCAGGCCTGCCATGCCGACAGCGTGGCTTGATCACGCCACATATCGTCGCATAGCCTACAGGCAACAAAACACGAAGGGGCGGAGACACCATGGATCGCAGGCAGTTCATCGGCGCATCGGCTGCAGCCGGGCTCGTCGCACTTGGCGGCACCAACGCTGCGCGGGCGCAGCAGATCCTGAAGTTCACGATCACCTGCGGCCACCCGCCGGTGTTCAATTGGGTCAAGGTGCTCGACGAGACGTTCCTCGGCACGATCGACCGCGAACTCGCCGCCGCCGGCTCGCCGGTGAAGATCGAATGGACCAAGGCCTATGGCGGCACCGTGGCGAAGCTCGGCGCCGAGAGCGATGCGCTGAAGACCTCCGTGTCCGATGCAGGCCTCGTGTCGCAGATCTTCGAAGCCGCCAAGTTCCCGCTGCAGCAGGTGACGCTGCA
This DNA window, taken from Reyranella humidisoli, encodes the following:
- a CDS encoding VOC family protein; translation: MFSHIFVGADDVAVSKKFYDAVLGAIGVPEGKADPKGRVFYRTPTGILGISKPIDGNAATHANGGTIGFACDSPEKVKAFHDAGVANGGKTIEDPPGWREGGAARLYLSYLRDPYGNKICALHRG